Proteins found in one bacterium genomic segment:
- a CDS encoding TonB-dependent receptor, whose amino-acid sequence MKRILWPLLVAMSVCWSASVLLAATTGKIAGKVTDAATNEAIPSVNIVIVNTTTGASTNENGEYYVLNVPVGTYELRVTALGYETQNITGVQVLADQTRTVNIALKQSVIQGEEVTVEAQRDVIQRDVATTVRSVTSNEITQLPVTTYREALTREAGVVGQGNNIHIRGGRPDEVLYLVDGMQVRDPQFNVRSLDVSDQSIGEMQVLTAGFNAEYGEAQSAVVNLIIKEGDPVYHGHAQQVNDFPGLSGSHTLPQTYDPQTRALVVDPTNPPGHKISNYQGYTYSEASLSGPEPITQKLLPRLGMRIPGSMSFFASGAAWGQNTNDNGVMINTDSWYRHPLWNLGSFDVRRNQSYTNSAIKLTYAPQPKFKFNLLWNQDQSWVNPYSYRLSRRFPQDYTPEQISAGMHQLAAIQGLRSDAGSFAQNFGKDDDGDGRVDEEALNWVDDDGDGLIDEDLQPYSFNANDAVRTDRGQNQQFALTFNHAVNQKTYYTLHLSAYDTQRSRQGQNKAPSGYGLASEPFTDLPDATGRKNGRYDIGEPFVDQNGNHMWDYNNPTNAYPSVDGFHIGGTGLVGTTGQLVPDWAHFSSRVYSFKGDVSSQVTLRHLVKAGLEYNYYNTATQDLPYPSVSTNGGGIYTDIYRYYPSAAAAYVQDKAEFRDIIVNAGLRMDYWVIPGDFLQHPFAQQGAQSYIDYIPPKKSGETYLSPRLGIAYSVTEKDVFHFNYGYFYQRPAQDFFFTGVNQLQTGGTPILGNPSLKPQQTIAYELGVRHQFGADFLLDVSTYYKDINNWINTASENELFYALYRRIIVGSNAAIYYNADYASTRGIEFNVSKQYGSHLAGRFTYTLAFANGRNSYDIGSQVTRSNYSPPPRETPLAWDRRHQLVFNLSYDTPLAGQPFTTKWLQSGWNVNLISQALSGLPFTPTYSNGSDIIGQEFSQRSPWNFQTDVNVTRAFKLGGLGWRLLLQVRNLFDNVNVLGWDINPNTLDTFYNGNPGYVNDPVSPNFGQNPKSGPNPDAYGFRREIRAGLAVEF is encoded by the coding sequence GTGAAACGGATTTTATGGCCACTGCTCGTGGCGATGTCCGTTTGTTGGTCCGCATCGGTGCTGCTGGCAGCGACCACCGGCAAGATCGCCGGCAAAGTGACGGATGCGGCCACGAATGAAGCGATTCCCAGCGTCAATATCGTGATCGTGAATACCACGACCGGAGCATCTACCAACGAGAACGGTGAATACTATGTTTTGAACGTTCCCGTGGGCACTTACGAACTCCGGGTGACCGCGCTGGGGTACGAAACGCAGAACATCACGGGCGTTCAGGTCCTGGCGGACCAGACGCGTACGGTGAACATCGCCCTCAAGCAGTCGGTGATCCAGGGAGAAGAAGTCACCGTGGAAGCCCAGCGGGATGTCATCCAGCGCGACGTGGCGACGACCGTGAGATCTGTGACTTCCAACGAAATCACGCAATTGCCCGTGACGACCTACCGGGAAGCGCTGACGCGCGAAGCGGGTGTGGTCGGCCAGGGCAACAATATCCATATTCGCGGCGGACGTCCCGACGAAGTGCTCTATCTGGTGGACGGCATGCAGGTGCGCGACCCGCAGTTCAATGTGCGCAGCCTCGACGTCTCCGATCAGTCTATCGGCGAAATGCAGGTGTTGACGGCAGGTTTCAACGCGGAATACGGCGAAGCCCAGTCGGCGGTGGTCAATTTGATCATCAAGGAAGGTGATCCGGTGTATCACGGCCATGCACAGCAGGTCAATGATTTCCCGGGGCTGTCCGGCTCGCACACCCTGCCGCAGACCTATGATCCGCAGACGCGCGCGCTGGTGGTGGACCCGACCAATCCTCCCGGGCATAAGATTTCCAATTACCAGGGCTATACGTATTCGGAAGCGTCGCTCTCCGGGCCGGAACCGATTACGCAGAAACTGCTGCCGCGGCTGGGGATGCGCATTCCGGGCTCCATGTCCTTCTTTGCCTCGGGCGCGGCGTGGGGGCAGAACACCAACGATAACGGGGTGATGATCAACACCGATTCGTGGTACCGGCATCCGCTGTGGAACCTGGGAAGCTTCGATGTCCGGCGCAATCAGTCCTACACCAATTCGGCCATCAAGCTGACGTATGCGCCTCAGCCGAAGTTCAAGTTCAACCTGCTCTGGAACCAGGATCAGAGCTGGGTCAACCCGTACTCGTACCGCCTCTCGCGGCGTTTTCCGCAGGACTACACTCCGGAGCAGATCTCCGCGGGCATGCATCAGTTGGCGGCCATTCAGGGGCTGCGATCCGACGCCGGCTCGTTCGCGCAGAATTTCGGCAAGGATGATGACGGCGACGGACGGGTCGACGAAGAAGCGCTGAACTGGGTGGATGACGACGGCGACGGTCTGATCGACGAAGACTTGCAGCCGTATTCCTTCAATGCCAACGATGCGGTGCGCACCGATCGCGGCCAAAACCAGCAATTTGCGCTGACCTTCAACCATGCGGTCAATCAGAAGACCTATTACACGCTGCACTTGAGCGCGTACGATACCCAGCGCTCCCGGCAGGGGCAGAACAAGGCGCCCAGCGGATACGGATTGGCTTCCGAGCCCTTCACCGATCTGCCGGATGCCACGGGCCGCAAGAACGGGCGCTACGACATCGGCGAGCCGTTTGTGGATCAGAACGGCAACCACATGTGGGATTACAACAATCCGACCAATGCCTATCCGAGCGTGGACGGCTTCCACATCGGCGGCACGGGGCTGGTGGGCACCACCGGACAGCTCGTGCCCGACTGGGCGCACTTCTCCTCGCGCGTCTACTCTTTCAAGGGGGACGTGAGCAGCCAGGTGACGCTCCGCCATCTCGTGAAGGCCGGTCTCGAGTACAACTACTACAACACGGCTACGCAGGATCTGCCCTATCCGTCGGTGTCTACCAACGGCGGCGGCATCTATACGGACATCTACCGCTACTATCCGTCGGCGGCCGCGGCCTACGTGCAGGACAAGGCGGAGTTCCGGGACATCATCGTGAACGCCGGACTGCGCATGGACTACTGGGTGATTCCCGGCGACTTCCTCCAGCATCCGTTCGCCCAGCAGGGTGCGCAGAGCTATATCGATTACATTCCCCCGAAGAAGAGTGGCGAGACCTACCTGTCGCCGCGCCTTGGCATTGCGTACAGTGTGACGGAGAAGGACGTCTTCCACTTCAACTACGGCTACTTCTACCAGCGTCCCGCGCAGGACTTCTTCTTCACCGGAGTCAACCAGCTTCAGACCGGCGGCACGCCGATCCTCGGCAATCCCAGTTTGAAGCCGCAGCAGACCATCGCCTACGAGTTGGGCGTGCGGCACCAGTTCGGCGCGGACTTCCTGCTGGATGTCTCGACGTATTACAAAGACATCAATAACTGGATCAACACGGCGTCGGAAAACGAGCTGTTCTACGCGCTGTACCGCCGGATCATCGTCGGCTCGAACGCCGCCATCTATTACAACGCGGACTATGCGTCGACGCGCGGCATCGAGTTCAACGTCTCCAAGCAGTATGGATCGCATCTGGCGGGACGGTTCACCTACACGCTGGCGTTCGCCAATGGCCGCAACTCGTATGACATCGGCTCGCAGGTGACGCGGTCCAACTATTCGCCGCCGCCGCGGGAAACGCCGCTGGCCTGGGATCGCCGCCACCAGCTCGTGTTCAACCTTTCCTATGACACTCCGCTGGCGGGCCAGCCGTTTACGACGAAATGGCTGCAGTCGGGCTGGAACGTCAACCTGATATCGCAGGCGCTGTCGGGCCTGCCGTTCACGCCGACCTATTCCAACGGCTCGGATATCATCGGACAGGAATTTTCGCAGAGAAGCCCGTGGAATTTCCAGACCGACGTCAACGTGACGCGGGCGTTCAAGCTGGGCGGCCTCGGGTGGAGACTGCTGCTGCAGGTGCGCAACCTGTTTGACAACGTGAATGTGCTGGGCTGGGACATCAACCCGAACACACTGGATACATTCTATAATGGCAATCCGGGCTATGTGAACGACCCCGTGTCGCCGAACTTCGGTCAGAATCCCAAGAGCGGGCCGAACCCTGATGCCTACGGCTTTCGCCGGGAAATCCGGGCCGGCTTAGCCGTAGAGTTTTAA